In Blastococcus saxobsidens DD2, the genomic stretch ATTCCAGCGCCCACAGGCCCCGCGGTCGAGGTCCGCCGCGCCGTCGCTCCCGGTGGTCCTGCCGGCGAGGAAGGCACCGCGAGTACCCCCGACGCATCCGGGCCCCGCTGTTCAGGGGACGTCGGCCTCCCCGGGAGCCTCGCCCCGGCCCGCGATGTCCGGGACGGTGACCGCAGCCCCCTCCGCGAGCGCGAGGCTCGGTCCATCTGCGCCGCCGGTCCCGGGTCCTCCCCGGTCATCGGCACCGGAGACCGTCACCCCGGTGCGCCATCCTGTCCTGGCCCCGGACATGCCTGCGGGCGCGGTCCAGGTCATGTCCTGGTCGTGCGAGTCCATGGAGGACGTCGATCCCCAGGCGCTCGGGGTGACCTACTGGTTCGACGCCGCGGCCAGTGGTGCCCCCTATCCGGTCAGTGTGCGATTCAGCGGTAGGCGGCTGGCCGGACCCGATATCCCGGGTAGGGGCGACGAGTTCGAGGTCGTGCACACCCTGGACGAGGTGCTCCCGGGAAGCGGTCGGGTCGCCGTGACCGCCCGTGTCCCCGGCCTAGCGCCGGGGGAGTGGGAGGTCACCGCGACCCCCGTCGTCCGGCACGCCCCTGCAGACTCCGCTCCGCCTTCGGCTCTGCCTCCCGGGCCACTTCCCCGTGGGACGACCGTCGGGAGGACGACCTTCAAGCCCGTGGCCGATGTCCGGGCGCCAGGGGTCCGGATCGGAGCCTGGCCCGCTCTGGTGACCCTCGGCTGGCTGTTCGCACTGGCTCTCCAAGGTGTGCTGGCGGCGGATCGCGACCTGCCGGTCGTGCGACTGCTCCTGGTGTCCGTGCTGGCGAGCCTGATCGGGTTGGTGGGCGCCAAGGTCTACTACCTCCTCACCCACCGGGAGGAGAGGCCCAACCCCCTGACCGCGGGAATGTCGGTCCAGGGCTTCGTGATCGCAGGGATTGGCTCGGTGATCCTGGGAAGCTGGTGGGCGGGGATCCCGGTGGGCCAGATGCTCGACGTGACGGCGCCGGGGCTGCTGGTGGGCATGACCATCGGGCGCCTGGGGTGCTTCCTCGGGGGGTGCTGCGTGGGGCGCCCCACGGCGTCTCGGTGGGGCATCTGGTCCTCCGATCGCCGCGTGGGCGTGCGCCGGATCCCGGTGCAGCTGCTCGAGTCGAGCATGGCCGGCCTCATCGCCGCAGCGACGCTCGTGGCAGTGGTGCTGACCGACCCCCGGGTGGACGGACTGCTCTTCATGGCCGGGCTGGCGGCCTACACCTTCGGGCGCCAGTTGCTGTTCCCGCTGCGGGGGCTGCCGCGGCAGACGAAGCACGGCCGCAGGCTGACTCTCGCAGTCGCCGGACTCGTGCTGCTGGCGGCACTTTCGGTACTGGTGAGCGTCTGACCCGGCGGACCGCCGAGCTCGAGGTCCGGCCGACGGCGGGACCGTCGTCCTGCTCGGCGGACCGGTATCGCGGGCCCCTGCGTCCCTGGAGGTGTCGACGCTCGCACTGTTCTCCTATGTGCCATAGTTGCCAGTCGCCACTGCGCGTCGCCTCCGTGGGAGCGGCTGTCGCTCCGCCGGACAGCGCCCAGGGGATCTGCGCTTCGATGCTGGACTCGGATGAGGGAGGTCGCGCCCTGATGTGCTGGGGGAGCGATGCGCTGAGGTTCGCGGCGGCTACCGGCGCGCGGGCTCAGCGAGGCACGGACGACATGGCCACGGTCGGGCCACAGGTCGGGGTGCGCCGGTGATCCTCGCGGCCGCCGGCTGGGCAGGTGTCATGCTCGGCCTCGCCAGCTCCATCGCGCTGGCGGTCTTCGGCTTCCGAGCGCTGCGCACCCCTCACCGGGCGACGCGGGGTCAGCTGCAACAGCCGGTCGTCGGCATGGTGGCGGGCGCGGCGGTGGCGTTCATCGCGTTGGAGCTCGCGCTGCTCACCGACGACTTCGCGGTGTCCTTCGTCGCCGGGAACAGCTCGCGGGCGACGCCGGTGCTGTTCAAGTTGACCGCAGCCTGGTCGGCGCTGGAAGGCAGCATCGTGCTGTGGGTCGCGGTGCTGGCCGGTTTCACCGCCGTGGTGCTACGGCAGGTCCGCTCGGTCGATGACCGGCTCGGCACGGGCGCGCTGGCGGTGATGGGCCTGGTCGCCACCTTCTTCTTCGGGCTGGTCTCCACCGTGGCGAACCCGTTCGAGGTGATCGCCCAGCCGCCGGCCGACGGCCCCG encodes the following:
- a CDS encoding prolipoprotein diacylglyceryl transferase — encoded protein: MRHPVLAPDMPAGAVQVMSWSCESMEDVDPQALGVTYWFDAAASGAPYPVSVRFSGRRLAGPDIPGRGDEFEVVHTLDEVLPGSGRVAVTARVPGLAPGEWEVTATPVVRHAPADSAPPSALPPGPLPRGTTVGRTTFKPVADVRAPGVRIGAWPALVTLGWLFALALQGVLAADRDLPVVRLLLVSVLASLIGLVGAKVYYLLTHREERPNPLTAGMSVQGFVIAGIGSVILGSWWAGIPVGQMLDVTAPGLLVGMTIGRLGCFLGGCCVGRPTASRWGIWSSDRRVGVRRIPVQLLESSMAGLIAAATLVAVVLTDPRVDGLLFMAGLAAYTFGRQLLFPLRGLPRQTKHGRRLTLAVAGLVLLAALSVLVSV